A stretch of the Methylacidiphilum caldifontis genome encodes the following:
- the cynS gene encoding cyanase, producing MQRHLIWEKIEEAKESKKLSWEEIARQTGISAVFLVAVCMGKATAEKEQADRICALLGLGPEISVQLQKCVDRSWDKQVPNDPVLYRFYEAFGVYGEAVRELIWEKFGDGIMSAVDMVISLERVDTASGPRVRIVMDGKFLPYRKG from the coding sequence ATGCAAAGGCATTTAATTTGGGAAAAGATAGAGGAAGCCAAGGAAAGCAAAAAACTTTCCTGGGAAGAGATCGCCCGTCAAACTGGCATATCTGCTGTATTTCTGGTCGCTGTTTGTATGGGAAAGGCTACAGCGGAAAAAGAACAGGCAGATCGGATCTGTGCTCTTCTTGGGTTGGGACCGGAGATTTCCGTTCAATTGCAAAAATGCGTGGATAGAAGCTGGGATAAACAAGTTCCCAATGATCCAGTTCTTTACCGATTTTACGAAGCATTTGGAGTTTATGGAGAAGCCGTTCGTGAACTTATCTGGGAAAAGTTTGGAGATGGAATCATGAGTGCCGTGGACATGGTCATTAGTCTGGAAAGGGTAGATACAGCTTCAGGACCACGGGTAAGAATCGTCATGGACGGAAAATTTCTTCCCTATAGGAAAGGATAG
- a CDS encoding DUF6607 family protein: MNLLWLRLSFLMLHVFFSLITLLSTIEPITLHSENIKNDILAEDRKAILSMAGNWKVVYRFNEIFSLYPAYSLYPSYTVKGYEKVIVLEDKDRHISLQHLLVDSRGIVIKHWREDWDYERATFWSYTADNCWRSVVLEPAEVKGCWVQTVWNVDDAPRYASYGKWTHEGGYSEWISHKLWRPLPRRETTRRSDYNVMESVMHQIVLQQGWILQEDNEKWVYDHSKEHALARELGVIIYQKENKLDFSPAVRYMQKTGPFWEAVRAVWNNIFVECQEVKYKGKGDARKLAEKLTEEATKFDTMTKSGEDLKASILSWIKEYCILTPAKNGKALSFNPHFNGEE, translated from the coding sequence ATGAATCTTTTATGGCTGAGATTATCTTTCCTTATGCTTCATGTTTTTTTCTCTTTAATTACCCTTTTAAGCACAATCGAGCCTATTACTTTACATTCAGAGAACATCAAAAACGATATTCTTGCTGAAGATCGCAAAGCTATCCTTTCCATGGCAGGTAACTGGAAAGTTGTTTACCGGTTTAACGAAATATTCTCTTTATATCCTGCCTATTCCCTTTATCCATCCTACACAGTTAAAGGATACGAAAAAGTCATTGTTCTAGAAGACAAAGACCGACACATCAGCCTTCAACACCTCTTGGTTGATTCTCGGGGAATAGTGATAAAACATTGGAGAGAAGATTGGGATTACGAAAGGGCTACATTTTGGAGTTATACAGCTGATAACTGCTGGAGATCGGTTGTTCTTGAACCGGCTGAAGTAAAAGGCTGTTGGGTTCAGACGGTCTGGAATGTGGATGATGCCCCTCGGTATGCCAGTTATGGGAAATGGACTCATGAGGGAGGGTATTCAGAATGGATTTCCCATAAGCTTTGGAGACCTCTTCCTCGAAGGGAAACAACAAGGCGTTCCGATTATAACGTCATGGAGTCGGTCATGCACCAAATCGTTTTGCAGCAAGGATGGATACTGCAGGAGGATAATGAAAAATGGGTCTATGATCATTCAAAAGAGCATGCTTTGGCCAGAGAGTTAGGGGTTATTATTTACCAGAAAGAGAATAAGCTGGATTTCAGCCCAGCCGTTCGATACATGCAAAAAACAGGTCCTTTTTGGGAAGCCGTACGTGCCGTATGGAATAACATCTTTGTGGAATGCCAGGAAGTAAAGTACAAGGGTAAAGGGGATGCAAGAAAACTAGCTGAAAAATTAACCGAAGAAGCAACAAAATTTGATACGATGACAAAATCTGGAGAAGATCTCAAGGCTTCTATCTTATCATGGATTAAAGAGTACTGCATCTTAACTCCGGCAAAAAATGGAAAAGCTCTTTCCTTTAATCCCCATTTTAATGGAGAAGAATAA
- a CDS encoding GNA1162 family protein, translated as MFPRNVILQSFLSSSIGLLSFFFFFYPPLPLFLRASEVYLTSATRSTASAASDPISIEEDDQPLFLEEIGQSSHGKKHWYDYLIEADPGSCIVQTADDYEQNVPQKIAVLPFSLKGSAKFSINGLKIDPRKEDLLESWKWTIAQRARRVFHGFLSAREFDVIPLSTIDSILLRKKIGTDSALKALKPEILGQWLGADCLVYGEIYPYQRFYLVMGSGIRIKMSIKIVSSKTGKVLLSGSVNRNYLDINPRFDPVDIAVSSVLTLSTLRDINLRRAEDEACRELALRIPLSPRKAYPVLPEKENSFPKPLALRENESLVKTDEQAQDNPPESCYTEPPKAWAVTEKKSELQRFFLPEQHFIEHSKKKKVDYLLDVDPSHFKCSTSAFLMIEQPMKFAILPFIDDATKGKFVINGIPLSLRSKERRAQMRWTIANRLRRGIACYLAQRDWEIQSLDLTDNILKAHGWKKASDMLKTDPTTLGDWLGVDCVVYGRVSSMMSIYALMYSACRVGIEVKLVSTKSSKSLVEVSGSRTESSFAPALDPLDIAVSSVTTALLIRDVTFKRAEDEVCREIVARIPSTYKENNRTN; from the coding sequence ATGTTTCCAAGAAACGTTATTTTGCAATCCTTTCTCTCTAGTTCTATTGGTTTATTATCTTTCTTTTTTTTCTTTTATCCGCCACTGCCTCTTTTTCTAAGAGCATCTGAAGTTTATTTAACTTCGGCCACAAGATCTACAGCATCAGCCGCAAGCGACCCTATATCGATTGAAGAAGATGATCAGCCCCTTTTTCTCGAAGAAATAGGACAAAGTAGTCATGGTAAAAAACATTGGTATGATTATCTGATTGAAGCCGATCCAGGTTCGTGCATAGTTCAAACTGCTGATGATTACGAACAAAATGTTCCCCAAAAAATTGCCGTTTTACCTTTTTCACTTAAGGGAAGCGCAAAGTTCTCGATTAATGGGTTAAAAATTGACCCTCGAAAAGAAGATCTTCTTGAAAGCTGGAAATGGACTATTGCCCAAAGGGCTAGAAGAGTCTTTCATGGCTTTCTTTCTGCAAGAGAATTTGATGTCATTCCTTTATCCACTATTGATAGTATTCTTTTAAGAAAAAAAATTGGGACCGACTCCGCCCTTAAAGCTTTGAAGCCTGAAATCCTTGGTCAATGGTTGGGGGCGGACTGCCTTGTCTATGGAGAGATCTATCCCTACCAGAGGTTTTATCTTGTTATGGGCAGCGGGATTCGTATTAAAATGTCCATAAAAATCGTTTCTTCAAAAACAGGAAAAGTGCTCTTGAGTGGCAGTGTCAACCGAAATTATTTGGATATTAACCCACGGTTTGATCCCGTTGATATTGCTGTATCCTCGGTTTTGACCCTCTCAACTTTAAGAGATATTAATTTAAGAAGGGCTGAAGATGAAGCTTGCAGGGAACTGGCTTTAAGGATTCCCCTATCACCCAGAAAAGCCTATCCTGTACTTCCTGAAAAAGAAAACTCTTTTCCCAAACCGTTAGCCTTAAGAGAAAATGAATCCTTGGTTAAAACCGATGAGCAGGCTCAAGACAACCCCCCCGAGAGTTGCTATACTGAACCTCCAAAGGCTTGGGCGGTTACCGAAAAAAAATCTGAGCTTCAAAGATTCTTTCTCCCTGAACAACATTTCATTGAACATAGCAAGAAAAAAAAAGTGGATTATCTTCTAGATGTCGATCCTTCACATTTTAAATGCAGCACATCGGCTTTCTTGATGATTGAACAACCTATGAAGTTCGCTATTCTTCCTTTTATTGATGATGCAACCAAAGGGAAATTTGTTATTAATGGAATTCCCCTTTCATTGAGATCAAAAGAAAGAAGAGCACAAATGCGTTGGACCATTGCCAACAGGTTACGTCGAGGTATAGCCTGTTACCTTGCTCAAAGGGATTGGGAAATTCAAAGCCTGGACCTTACGGATAACATTCTAAAAGCTCATGGATGGAAGAAGGCTTCGGACATGCTAAAAACGGATCCCACCACTCTAGGAGATTGGCTGGGTGTCGATTGCGTGGTGTATGGCCGGGTTTCGTCGATGATGTCGATATATGCTTTAATGTATTCAGCCTGTAGAGTAGGTATCGAGGTCAAACTGGTTTCAACTAAATCTTCAAAAAGTCTTGTTGAAGTTTCAGGCAGTCGCACAGAGTCCTCTTTTGCTCCCGCCTTAGATCCTCTAGATATTGCGGTTTCCTCTGTTACTACCGCCCTTCTAATCAGGGATGTAACCTTTAAAAGGGCAGAAGACGAAGTATGCCGAGAAATTGTTGCTCGCATTCCCTCAACATATAAAGAAAACAACAGAACCAACTGA
- a CDS encoding tetratricopeptide repeat protein yields the protein MKSPFNPFIFFTRFVLFFSLFTRAFALSKEGEVEKSALNQPAGKEEFSLSPSIRPSQLKKTDPFYKKLSITEQKKAFFEKALILEKDQHWEELNRLSKKWIQSFPQEAAAHFFLGLSYENLGHYRKAIKEYKEAVRLKEDFPKAWCNLGSAYAYLKDYSKATEALEKALKEYPDFARAWSNLGACYIMRGYYAEAIEALKKATRLKPDLADSWCNLGTAYGEIKAYDKAIESMQRATQLKADYLEAWYNLAKLYGIMNNIQKKAEAEQKIQAIIARRTHPSP from the coding sequence ATGAAAAGCCCTTTTAACCCCTTTATTTTTTTCACCCGTTTTGTTTTGTTTTTCTCTCTTTTTACAAGAGCTTTTGCGCTCTCTAAGGAAGGTGAAGTGGAGAAGTCGGCTCTTAATCAACCAGCAGGCAAAGAAGAATTTTCTTTATCTCCTTCAATCAGACCAAGTCAGCTTAAAAAAACTGATCCTTTTTACAAGAAACTTTCGATTACAGAACAAAAAAAAGCGTTTTTCGAAAAAGCCCTGATTTTGGAAAAGGACCAACATTGGGAGGAGTTAAACAGGCTTTCAAAAAAATGGATCCAAAGCTTTCCTCAAGAAGCAGCTGCACATTTTTTTCTAGGCCTCTCTTATGAAAACCTTGGCCATTATCGCAAGGCCATTAAAGAATACAAGGAAGCGGTAAGACTTAAAGAAGATTTTCCCAAGGCTTGGTGTAATCTTGGTAGCGCTTATGCCTATCTAAAAGACTATTCCAAAGCCACTGAAGCTTTAGAGAAAGCTTTGAAAGAATATCCAGATTTTGCTAGAGCATGGTCAAACCTCGGTGCATGCTACATTATGCGTGGATACTACGCAGAGGCTATCGAAGCCTTGAAGAAAGCTACAAGGCTAAAACCTGATCTAGCTGATTCCTGGTGCAACCTGGGAACCGCATACGGAGAGATAAAAGCCTATGATAAAGCGATAGAGTCCATGCAGAGGGCGACACAACTCAAAGCCGATTATCTTGAAGCGTGGTATAACCTAGCGAAGCTTTACGGCATCATGAATAACATTCAAAAAAAAGCTGAAGCTGAACAAAAGATTCAGGCAATCATTGCAAGAAGAACTCATCCCTCGCCATAA
- a CDS encoding DUF488 domain-containing protein, translated as MIIKTIGHGTKSIEEFIGELKTAGINFLYDVRSVPRSLHNPQFNKENLKVALEKEAIGYSHLAEAGGFRHPKKDSVNEGWQNDSFRGFADYMATESFARAIKCIIEKAKEKNVAIMCAETLPWRCHRFLISDALTVQAISVFHIFPMGKEKKHELTPWCKLVDGVIIYPKREEAKRS; from the coding sequence ATGATAATCAAAACGATCGGGCATGGTACAAAATCCATAGAAGAATTTATTGGTGAGTTGAAAACTGCAGGAATTAATTTTTTGTATGACGTCCGGTCCGTTCCGCGGTCATTGCATAATCCCCAATTTAATAAGGAAAATTTGAAAGTTGCTCTTGAAAAAGAGGCCATCGGTTATAGTCATTTAGCTGAGGCTGGGGGATTTAGGCATCCTAAGAAAGATTCGGTTAATGAAGGATGGCAAAATGACAGTTTCAGGGGATTTGCCGATTATATGGCCACGGAAAGTTTTGCAAGGGCTATCAAATGTATCATTGAGAAAGCAAAGGAAAAAAATGTAGCCATCATGTGCGCTGAAACTCTGCCCTGGCGATGCCACCGCTTTTTAATCTCCGATGCCCTCACTGTGCAAGCCATTAGTGTTTTCCACATCTTCCCAATGGGAAAAGAAAAAAAACATGAGCTTACTCCTTGGTGTAAGCTTGTAGATGGAGTCATTATCTATCCCAAGCGAGAGGAAGCAAAAAGATCATAA
- a CDS encoding nucleoside hydrolase, with protein sequence MQKQISSSSFQKRIKPFLCTLLILIFLSQFMEGKELVIIDQDGAGPGGTDMQSLLLALEIPQIEILGIIITSGDCWRDEGLLHTLRLLEIAAKPSVPVIPGAVYPLVNSKKETLLREKLFGKLFYKGAWNSQYNGRNSHPPLFYYEDPFQPPAPIEGMPSVKKTQANAVDFLIQSAKNHPSEITLVALGPMTDIALACRLYPEFPKLIKKLVFMGGSFNPVTSDPEWAENPRFEFNFFWDPEAAHIVLTSPWNEIEGYPVDIGLDTVMNEELIEAFDKQKSNISQYIKKYAWKNQPMWDEIAVACWTNPSLIVKKTALFVDVDISHSASYGNTISWQPGLEPDWKEKKLQIIKKIDRLRFYRYFIDTLQSQDSQK encoded by the coding sequence ATGCAGAAACAAATTTCTAGCTCCTCCTTTCAGAAGCGGATAAAACCTTTTCTTTGTACTTTATTAATCCTGATTTTTTTATCTCAATTTATGGAAGGCAAAGAACTTGTGATCATTGATCAAGATGGAGCTGGCCCTGGTGGGACAGATATGCAATCGTTGTTATTAGCCTTAGAAATCCCTCAAATCGAAATTCTAGGTATAATTATCACAAGCGGGGATTGCTGGAGAGATGAGGGTCTTTTACATACCCTAAGGCTTCTGGAGATTGCAGCCAAACCCTCCGTTCCAGTTATCCCCGGAGCTGTTTACCCTCTTGTTAATTCAAAGAAAGAAACATTATTAAGAGAAAAACTCTTCGGAAAACTTTTCTATAAGGGCGCATGGAACAGCCAATATAATGGTCGGAATAGCCATCCGCCACTTTTCTATTATGAAGACCCATTTCAACCTCCGGCTCCCATAGAAGGCATGCCATCGGTCAAAAAAACTCAAGCCAACGCCGTCGATTTTCTCATCCAGTCAGCAAAGAATCACCCATCTGAAATAACCCTTGTTGCTCTAGGGCCGATGACCGACATCGCTTTGGCTTGTAGACTTTATCCCGAATTTCCAAAACTCATAAAAAAACTCGTTTTTATGGGAGGAAGTTTTAACCCTGTAACGAGCGATCCTGAATGGGCCGAAAATCCCCGTTTCGAATTCAATTTCTTTTGGGATCCCGAAGCTGCTCACATCGTTTTAACAAGTCCTTGGAATGAGATCGAAGGCTATCCGGTGGATATTGGCCTTGACACCGTGATGAACGAAGAACTGATCGAGGCATTCGATAAACAAAAATCTAATATCAGCCAATATATAAAAAAATATGCCTGGAAGAATCAACCCATGTGGGATGAAATCGCTGTAGCTTGCTGGACAAATCCCTCTTTAATAGTTAAAAAAACAGCACTGTTTGTGGATGTGGATATATCCCATAGTGCAAGCTATGGTAACACGATCAGCTGGCAGCCTGGGTTAGAACCAGATTGGAAAGAAAAAAAGCTACAAATCATCAAAAAGATTGATAGATTAAGGTTTTATCGTTATTTTATCGACACATTGCAATCCCAAGACAGTCAAAAATAA
- a CDS encoding FAD-dependent oxidoreductase produces MEIIQESVSCLSLAQAISEASRCLYCWHPPCVLSCPTGIEIPKFIKRIETEDMRGAAAVILKDNILGGTCGRVCPVEELCEKACVLNQLEQRPVSIGKLQRFAIDSFLTHHHFKPRVKLPSKQKVAIIGSGPAGLSCAATLAKAGIEACIFEKKELPGGLSTYCIPSFREPLEVALREVEEIQNLGVEIQTKKELGRDIELEGLLKEFEAVFLATGLSGSPRLGMAHEEYFLDALQFLSLAKLNPLSLSFCKHIVIIGLGNSAIDCALVAKKIIKANVSIIYRKRLEESPAYPAEIEKLMKETINIQTQSTVTAAVIEENRLIGVYCSQLDDPGCFDKRRRLKEKKEFFLPVDLVVRATGQQKPFWLQKMHIELDEKGFIKVNEKYETSVPRVYAGGDCIRTHGLFSTVHAVEDGKRAAFYIAQSFQKKVFV; encoded by the coding sequence ATGGAAATAATCCAAGAATCTGTTTCCTGTCTTTCCCTTGCCCAAGCAATATCTGAAGCCAGTCGCTGTCTTTACTGTTGGCATCCACCTTGCGTTTTAAGCTGCCCTACGGGTATTGAAATCCCCAAGTTTATCAAGAGGATTGAAACAGAAGATATGAGAGGGGCAGCTGCGGTGATTTTGAAAGACAATATTCTTGGCGGAACTTGCGGAAGGGTCTGCCCTGTAGAAGAACTTTGCGAGAAGGCCTGTGTTCTTAATCAGTTGGAACAAAGACCTGTTTCAATTGGAAAGCTCCAACGCTTTGCCATCGATTCGTTCTTGACCCATCATCATTTCAAACCCAGGGTCAAGCTGCCTTCGAAGCAAAAGGTGGCCATCATCGGTTCAGGCCCTGCAGGACTTAGCTGTGCTGCCACTTTAGCCAAGGCAGGGATTGAAGCCTGCATTTTTGAAAAAAAAGAGTTGCCTGGTGGTCTTTCCACTTATTGTATTCCGTCCTTCCGTGAACCACTCGAAGTAGCCTTAAGAGAAGTCGAAGAAATTCAAAACCTGGGCGTAGAGATTCAAACCAAAAAAGAGCTGGGCAGGGATATCGAACTAGAAGGGCTACTCAAAGAGTTCGAAGCCGTATTTTTAGCCACCGGGTTAAGTGGGAGTCCAAGATTAGGAATGGCCCATGAAGAATATTTCTTAGATGCACTCCAGTTCCTTTCCCTGGCTAAACTCAATCCTCTCTCCCTTTCTTTTTGTAAGCATATAGTGATTATAGGGCTAGGGAACAGCGCTATTGATTGTGCCCTTGTTGCCAAAAAAATAATCAAGGCTAATGTCTCTATTATTTATAGAAAAAGGCTTGAAGAATCCCCTGCTTATCCAGCAGAGATAGAAAAGTTGATGAAAGAAACCATTAATATTCAAACTCAATCGACTGTTACTGCTGCAGTCATTGAAGAAAACCGGCTGATTGGGGTTTACTGCAGTCAATTAGATGATCCTGGTTGCTTTGACAAAAGAAGGAGATTAAAAGAAAAAAAGGAGTTTTTTCTCCCCGTCGATCTCGTTGTTCGTGCTACAGGCCAGCAAAAACCCTTTTGGTTACAGAAAATGCATATCGAACTGGATGAAAAGGGATTCATCAAGGTCAACGAAAAGTACGAAACTTCTGTGCCTAGGGTATATGCCGGTGGAGATTGTATCCGCACCCATGGCCTATTCTCCACTGTCCATGCAGTAGAAGATGGGAAAAGGGCTGCATTTTATATTGCACAATCTTTTCAAAAAAAGGTTTTTGTCTAG
- the preA gene encoding NAD-dependent dihydropyrimidine dehydrogenase subunit PreA: MIDLSINFAGIHSPNPFWLASGPPTNSAKQIHEAFEAGFGGAVWKTIGAKVINVSNRYALYKRGNKILGMHNLELISDRPLSINLKEIQEIKKLWPRRALIVSIMEEYDRKKWEELALKVEDTGADGIELNFGCPHGMPERGTGSKIGQDPALCAEVTSWVRRVSSLPLIVKLTPNVTDIRRTAQAALLGGASALSLINTVESLMGVDIDTFEVLPNIGAKSSQGGYSGEAIKPIALNLTAKVASMEQVQSNRIPISAMGGISNWRDSVEFLLLGATSLQICTAVMLKGFRIIEELLSGLKNWMRSKDFSTLSEFRGKSLCKVVPFSELDTTFRTVARINTQKCIGCNLCYVVCDNSAHQCIELDENDALASGQAHLKEKNRHFPQVKEQDCVGCALCYHVCPADSCIELIMANPIEKKTAGNETSPTALAASLF, translated from the coding sequence ATGATCGACCTCTCGATTAATTTTGCAGGAATCCATAGTCCCAATCCTTTTTGGCTAGCCTCTGGACCGCCAACCAATAGCGCTAAGCAAATCCACGAAGCTTTTGAAGCAGGATTCGGTGGAGCGGTATGGAAAACGATTGGGGCAAAAGTAATTAACGTTTCCAATCGGTATGCTCTCTATAAGAGAGGCAACAAAATCCTGGGCATGCATAATCTTGAACTGATTTCAGATCGGCCCCTTTCAATCAATCTTAAAGAAATTCAAGAAATCAAAAAACTATGGCCAAGACGGGCTCTAATCGTATCTATCATGGAAGAATATGATCGCAAAAAATGGGAAGAGCTCGCCCTGAAAGTGGAAGATACTGGAGCCGATGGTATTGAACTTAACTTCGGCTGTCCCCATGGAATGCCTGAAAGAGGAACAGGCAGCAAAATTGGTCAAGATCCAGCTCTTTGTGCAGAAGTTACTTCCTGGGTAAGAAGGGTAAGCTCTTTACCCCTTATTGTCAAACTCACCCCCAACGTCACGGATATCAGGCGTACAGCACAGGCTGCGCTCTTGGGTGGAGCATCAGCCTTAAGTTTGATTAACACCGTTGAATCCCTAATGGGAGTAGACATCGATACCTTTGAAGTTTTGCCTAATATTGGAGCTAAGAGTAGTCAGGGAGGTTACTCGGGAGAAGCAATTAAGCCTATTGCCCTTAATTTGACTGCAAAAGTTGCTTCTATGGAACAGGTGCAAAGCAACCGCATACCTATTTCTGCAATGGGGGGCATATCAAATTGGAGGGATAGTGTCGAATTTTTACTTCTTGGGGCAACTTCTTTACAAATCTGCACAGCGGTCATGCTAAAGGGGTTTAGAATTATAGAGGAGCTGCTTTCTGGACTTAAAAATTGGATGAGATCCAAAGATTTTAGTACTCTTTCTGAATTCAGGGGAAAATCTCTTTGTAAAGTTGTCCCTTTTTCAGAACTTGACACTACTTTTAGAACAGTTGCCCGAATCAATACGCAGAAATGCATCGGTTGCAATCTCTGTTATGTCGTTTGCGATAATAGTGCTCATCAATGCATCGAGTTGGATGAAAATGACGCTCTTGCTTCTGGGCAAGCCCATTTGAAAGAGAAAAATAGGCATTTTCCTCAAGTCAAGGAACAGGATTGTGTTGGTTGTGCCTTATGTTACCACGTTTGCCCTGCTGATTCCTGTATAGAGTTGATCATGGCCAATCCGATCGAAAAAAAGACCGCAGGCAATGAAACCAGTCCAACAGCTTTAGCTGCAAGTCTTTTCTAA
- the hydA gene encoding dihydropyrimidinase yields the protein METVIKNARVVTGDGILEGIEVGIENGKIAALDKNLSGQKIIDAQGKYLIPGGIDVHTHLDTFFGGMQTADDFTSGHLGAIAGGTTTHLNFCFPERGQSLIEALSYWINKAHGDALIDYGFHAVIQDESHLQELPQLIEMGISSIKCFLAYKDKLQINDELFYKTVEKAKELGIVTMVHAENGTLIDYLVRKAMAHQWISPLFHAKTRPPEFEAQSIHFAATVASVLRAPLYIVHLSSKQGLEEVIRAKRSGTFLWTETCPQYLFFTEKDLQRKGKSAGLEDFEGAKWICSPPLRKEEDRNALWDGLFSGTIDVVSSDHCSFHFIGQKTRGLKDFSKIPSGVPGIEERMILLFYYGCMKRKLPLERFVLLNSELPARIFGLDGIKGKIAVGYDADVVIWDPQIKKTLSVHSHHIRLDYNLYEGFYIEGGPEMVMLRGQIIYNNGQFYVKKANGQFLFRSPPSILNCPTP from the coding sequence ATGGAAACTGTCATCAAGAATGCCAGGGTTGTTACTGGAGATGGCATTCTAGAAGGAATAGAGGTGGGAATAGAAAATGGCAAAATTGCAGCGTTAGATAAAAACCTTTCCGGCCAAAAAATAATCGATGCCCAAGGAAAATATCTTATTCCAGGAGGAATCGATGTTCATACCCATCTGGATACTTTTTTTGGAGGGATGCAAACCGCTGACGATTTTACTTCAGGTCATCTTGGAGCCATTGCAGGGGGAACAACGACTCACCTTAATTTCTGTTTTCCCGAAAGAGGGCAAAGCCTAATCGAGGCTTTGTCCTACTGGATCAATAAGGCTCATGGTGATGCTTTAATCGACTATGGGTTTCATGCGGTAATCCAAGATGAGAGTCATCTGCAAGAACTCCCGCAGCTTATTGAAATGGGCATAAGCAGCATAAAATGCTTTTTGGCCTATAAGGACAAACTGCAAATTAATGACGAACTTTTTTATAAAACCGTTGAAAAGGCAAAGGAACTAGGAATTGTAACAATGGTTCATGCCGAAAATGGAACCCTCATTGATTACCTGGTTAGAAAAGCAATGGCTCATCAATGGATCTCGCCACTCTTTCATGCTAAAACTAGGCCCCCGGAATTTGAAGCTCAGTCTATCCATTTCGCTGCAACCGTTGCCTCTGTCCTCAGAGCTCCCCTTTATATTGTTCATCTCAGTTCTAAGCAGGGGCTAGAAGAAGTTATCCGGGCAAAGCGCTCAGGCACTTTTCTCTGGACAGAGACCTGTCCTCAATACCTTTTTTTCACCGAAAAAGATCTTCAAAGAAAGGGAAAATCTGCCGGGCTCGAAGATTTTGAAGGGGCTAAATGGATCTGTTCTCCTCCTTTAAGAAAAGAAGAAGATCGGAATGCACTCTGGGACGGCCTTTTTTCGGGAACAATTGATGTGGTGTCCTCTGACCATTGTTCATTTCATTTCATAGGTCAAAAAACACGAGGGTTAAAAGATTTTTCTAAAATTCCAAGTGGTGTCCCAGGGATAGAAGAACGGATGATCCTCCTTTTTTATTATGGCTGCATGAAAAGAAAGTTGCCCCTCGAGCGGTTTGTACTCTTAAACTCTGAACTTCCAGCAAGGATTTTTGGCTTGGATGGTATAAAAGGAAAAATCGCTGTTGGTTACGACGCCGATGTTGTCATATGGGATCCCCAAATCAAGAAAACTTTGTCAGTCCATTCCCACCATATTCGCTTAGACTACAATCTCTACGAAGGTTTTTACATCGAAGGCGGACCAGAAATGGTGATGCTCCGCGGTCAAATTATTTATAACAACGGCCAATTTTATGTTAAAAAAGCTAACGGCCAGTTCCTTTTTCGATCTCCCCCTTCGATACTCAACTGCCCTACACCATGA